One Bacillota bacterium genomic region harbors:
- a CDS encoding arginine decarboxylase, pyruvoyl-dependent, which yields MLPTPKKFKIVSGSAEGKTLLNAFDNALLAAGIGNVNLLRVSSILPPEAQLDSGLFIPPGSLVPTAYGYVISENPGEKICAAVGIGFTADTFGVIMEYAGKGDRAFAEAQIRHMLENAFETRKLPLVEMKIAASEHAVDKTGCAFAAVPLWY from the coding sequence ATGTTACCAACCCCAAAGAAATTTAAAATCGTATCTGGCAGCGCCGAAGGCAAAACCCTTTTGAACGCCTTTGATAATGCGCTTTTGGCGGCAGGCATCGGCAATGTGAATTTACTTCGAGTGAGCAGTATTTTGCCCCCGGAAGCTCAGCTTGATTCAGGCTTATTTATTCCGCCCGGTTCATTAGTGCCCACAGCTTATGGCTATGTGATCAGCGAAAACCCGGGGGAGAAAATATGCGCTGCCGTTGGTATCGGATTTACTGCCGATACTTTCGGGGTGATTATGGAATATGCTGGCAAAGGCGATCGGGCCTTTGCTGAAGCCCAAATTCGCCATATGTTGGAGAATGCATTTGAGACCCGCAAACTGCCTTTGGTAGAGATGAAAATCGCCGCAAGTGAACATGCCGTCGACAAAACCGGATGCGCTTTTGCGGCGGTACCCCTTTGGTATTAG